The Georgenia sp. TF02-10 genome window below encodes:
- a CDS encoding YfcC family protein: MLTYAVPGGRYERVAGPGGRELVDPDSFQSVASTPTTLLQLVTAIPRGVIDASQIVFFVLVVGGMFAVIRRTGVVDLALGAAARRFADRGILVIPALMLLFSLIASLIGVPELSLVYIPAIMPLILALGFDRVTAVATALVGTGAGFAAGFLNPINTGLGQQIAGLPPFSGLSFRVVVYLALISAGIAWTMAYAARVRSDPARSFVADVPVEDPELAPVTGHGERMSHRQRLAALAMLPFVGVLVWGLTTQGWLFVEMAGLFLVMAVVVGLVAGLSTRQIAEGFDAGARDVLGGALIVGFARAVALVLEDGQILDTIVNGLGTAVDAVPPVLTAIAMLILQALFNLIVPSGSGQAVVTLPILAPLSDLVGVTRQTTVLAYQLGDGMTNLIYPTSGYFMAAIAVGRVPWQRWVRFYLPLLGIWLTISIVALIIAQAIGWN, translated from the coding sequence TTGCTGACCTACGCGGTCCCCGGCGGGCGCTACGAGCGTGTTGCGGGCCCGGGCGGCCGTGAGCTGGTCGACCCCGACAGCTTCCAGTCCGTGGCCTCAACGCCCACGACGCTGCTCCAGCTCGTCACCGCCATCCCGCGCGGGGTGATCGACGCCAGCCAGATCGTCTTCTTCGTCCTGGTCGTCGGGGGGATGTTCGCCGTCATCCGGCGCACCGGCGTGGTCGACCTAGCCCTGGGAGCCGCTGCCCGGCGCTTCGCCGACCGGGGCATCCTCGTCATCCCCGCCCTCATGCTGCTCTTCTCCCTGATCGCGAGCCTGATCGGGGTGCCTGAGCTGTCGCTGGTCTACATCCCCGCGATCATGCCGCTCATCCTGGCGCTGGGCTTCGACCGCGTCACCGCCGTCGCCACTGCCTTGGTCGGCACGGGCGCCGGCTTCGCCGCGGGGTTCCTCAATCCGATCAACACTGGCCTGGGTCAGCAGATTGCCGGCCTGCCGCCCTTCTCCGGTCTCAGCTTCCGCGTAGTGGTCTACCTTGCCCTGATCTCCGCCGGTATCGCGTGGACGATGGCCTACGCCGCCCGGGTGCGCAGCGATCCTGCCCGTTCTTTCGTTGCGGACGTCCCGGTCGAGGACCCCGAGCTTGCGCCTGTGACGGGCCACGGCGAGCGGATGAGCCACCGTCAGCGGCTCGCGGCCCTGGCGATGCTGCCGTTCGTCGGCGTGCTGGTGTGGGGTCTGACCACGCAGGGGTGGCTCTTTGTGGAGATGGCCGGGTTGTTCCTTGTCATGGCGGTCGTCGTCGGTCTTGTCGCCGGGCTGAGCACACGGCAGATCGCCGAGGGCTTCGACGCCGGTGCCCGTGACGTGCTGGGCGGTGCGCTGATCGTCGGCTTCGCCCGTGCGGTAGCCCTCGTCCTGGAGGACGGGCAGATCCTGGACACGATCGTCAACGGTCTGGGCACCGCGGTCGACGCGGTCCCACCGGTGCTGACCGCGATCGCGATGCTCATCCTGCAGGCGCTGTTCAACCTCATCGTCCCCTCCGGGTCGGGTCAGGCAGTCGTCACGCTGCCGATCCTCGCCCCGCTGTCCGACCTGGTCGGTGTCACGCGTCAGACGACGGTGCTGGCCTACCAGCTCGGCGACGGCATGACGAACCTGATCTACCCCACCTCGGGCTACTTCATGGCGGCGATCGCCGTTGGTCGTGTTCCCTGGCAGCGGTGGGTTCGCTTCTACCTGCCGCTGCTGGGCATCTGGCTCACCATCTCCATCGTCGCGCTGATCATCGCCCAGGCCATCGGCTGGAACTGA
- a CDS encoding IS630 family transposase → MRDNDGRKLDHATLEQMRFRAVDAVEAGAHPEDVAKMLGMHAKTVYGWLARAREGGRDALKAKPVPGRPPKLDGSQLRRLYTLIVGTNPRQLQFDFELWTRAMVREVIRREFGVHLSEVSVGRLLRKLGLSPQRPLWRAWQADPEAVERWKAEEFPAIRAAAKAEGATVYFADEAGIRSDYHAGTTWAPVGRTPVVKATGARHSLNMISALTPAGKLRFATYTGSFTADQFISFCKKLLADTGRDGGGGVYLVVDGHSTHKAKKVKEFIASTDGRLKVFILPAYSPQLNPDEWVWKNVKHDRVGRTAPRTAEEFKSNVIAALHRLQKLPHLVRGFFADPDLRYITA, encoded by the coding sequence ATGCGCGACAACGACGGCCGGAAGCTGGACCACGCCACCTTGGAGCAGATGCGGTTCCGCGCGGTGGACGCGGTAGAGGCCGGGGCCCACCCGGAAGATGTCGCGAAGATGCTGGGGATGCACGCGAAAACGGTGTACGGGTGGTTGGCCAGAGCGCGTGAGGGTGGCCGGGATGCGTTGAAGGCCAAACCGGTCCCGGGTCGGCCACCAAAGCTGGACGGAAGCCAGCTGCGCCGGCTTTACACACTGATCGTCGGGACCAACCCGCGCCAGCTCCAGTTCGACTTCGAGCTGTGGACCCGGGCGATGGTGCGTGAGGTGATCCGGCGCGAGTTCGGGGTGCACCTGTCGGAGGTGTCCGTGGGCCGGTTGCTCAGGAAGCTCGGCCTGTCGCCCCAGCGCCCGCTGTGGCGGGCCTGGCAGGCCGACCCCGAGGCGGTGGAGCGGTGGAAGGCGGAGGAGTTCCCCGCGATCCGGGCGGCGGCCAAGGCCGAGGGCGCGACGGTGTACTTCGCGGACGAGGCCGGCATCCGCTCGGACTACCACGCCGGGACCACCTGGGCCCCGGTCGGGCGCACCCCGGTGGTCAAGGCCACCGGGGCCCGGCACTCCCTGAACATGATCTCCGCGCTCACCCCCGCCGGAAAGCTGCGGTTCGCCACCTACACCGGCTCCTTCACCGCCGACCAGTTCATCAGCTTCTGCAAGAAGCTGCTCGCCGACACCGGCCGCGACGGCGGCGGCGGGGTGTACCTGGTCGTCGACGGTCACTCCACCCACAAGGCCAAGAAGGTCAAGGAGTTCATCGCCTCCACCGACGGCCGGCTGAAGGTGTTCATCCTGCCCGCCTACTCACCACAGCTCAACCCCGACGAGTGGGTCTGGAAGAACGTCAAGCACGACCGCGTCGGGCGCACCGCCCCACGCACCGCCGAGGAGTTCAAGAGCAACGTCATCGCCGCGCTCCACCGCCTCCAGAAACTACCGCACCTGGTACGCGGGTTCTTCGCCGATCCAGATCTCCGCTACATCACCGCATAA
- a CDS encoding RES family NAD+ phosphorylase: MSPVPTSAAGFEVTVPAPPEPFDPVVEVLPAGSRLYRTFSTAPGRHVTTFNPGFGGPQRFSFFRNPPVPVLYAAQSEVAAVCESLLHDVPLTGGRLLPEDYERSVAGALETVHELRLAAFHSLGLRRLGVDAPQLTASPARTYRETVRWGAAAHAAGLDGAVWMSARCNTDRAYILFGDRVPSGDLRVVTDYGRVFAIGPDRDWLVDLCAFVNVDMLTRTP, encoded by the coding sequence GTGAGCCCGGTCCCCACGTCGGCGGCCGGGTTCGAGGTGACGGTCCCGGCGCCGCCGGAGCCGTTCGACCCCGTCGTCGAGGTGCTGCCCGCCGGGTCACGCCTGTACCGGACGTTCAGCACCGCCCCTGGTCGGCACGTCACTACGTTCAATCCCGGGTTCGGCGGGCCGCAGCGGTTCTCGTTCTTCCGCAATCCGCCCGTGCCGGTGCTCTACGCCGCCCAGTCCGAGGTAGCTGCAGTGTGCGAATCGTTGCTGCACGACGTCCCGCTCACCGGCGGCCGACTGCTCCCCGAGGACTACGAGCGCTCCGTCGCCGGGGCGCTGGAGACCGTCCACGAGCTGCGTCTGGCGGCCTTCCATAGTCTCGGCCTGCGCCGCCTCGGCGTGGACGCCCCGCAGCTGACCGCCTCCCCCGCACGCACCTACCGCGAGACGGTGCGGTGGGGCGCGGCCGCGCACGCCGCCGGGCTGGACGGGGCGGTGTGGATGTCTGCCCGGTGCAACACCGACCGGGCCTACATCCTGTTCGGCGACCGGGTCCCCAGCGGCGACCTGCGCGTGGTGACGGACTACGGCCGCGTCTTCGCCATCGGTCCCGACCGGGACTGGCTCGTGGACCTGTGCGCGTTCGTCAATGTCGACATGCTGACCCGCACACCGTGA
- a CDS encoding putative quinol monooxygenase, which translates to MIVLYLHARVLPGRREDLERFLEEARPVYEEPAGVALRLQWSLADPDVFAEIMEYRDLEVYERDQERVETDPRMRALLERWHGLLAAGPRVEVFEDVAEGLSSLAPAMTAAETSVSPQLARAAQATENAWREIEHEFGLLTSSEAAERMGYSGNRTWASAQRRAGRLLGVRRGGAYRYPGFQLDPEVAPFVSELVAVAREHDWSDESVVLWLCSPSARMPGDRRPVDLLRDDPRLVLDAAVSAMSPQW; encoded by the coding sequence ATGATCGTCCTCTACCTGCACGCACGGGTACTTCCCGGCCGGCGCGAGGACCTCGAGCGCTTCCTGGAGGAGGCTCGACCGGTGTACGAGGAGCCGGCGGGTGTCGCGCTGCGGTTGCAGTGGTCGCTCGCCGACCCAGACGTGTTCGCGGAGATCATGGAGTACCGCGACCTCGAGGTCTACGAGCGGGACCAGGAACGCGTAGAGACCGACCCGCGCATGCGGGCGCTGCTCGAGCGCTGGCACGGGCTGCTCGCAGCGGGCCCCCGGGTCGAGGTGTTCGAAGACGTGGCCGAGGGGCTCTCGTCTCTCGCTCCGGCCATGACCGCGGCCGAGACCTCCGTATCACCGCAGCTGGCGCGCGCCGCGCAGGCCACGGAGAACGCCTGGCGGGAGATCGAGCACGAGTTCGGGCTGCTCACCAGCAGCGAGGCGGCCGAGCGCATGGGTTACAGCGGCAACCGCACCTGGGCCTCGGCACAGCGACGGGCCGGCAGGCTTCTCGGCGTCCGCCGCGGCGGTGCGTACCGCTACCCCGGCTTCCAGCTCGACCCGGAGGTCGCCCCGTTCGTGTCCGAGCTCGTCGCGGTGGCTCGGGAGCACGACTGGAGCGACGAGTCCGTCGTGCTCTGGCTCTGCTCCCCCTCGGCACGGATGCCCGGGGACCGCCGGCCGGTGGATCTCCTCCGCGACGACCCGCGACTCGTGCTCGACGCCGCTGTCTCCGCGATGTCGCCGCAGTGGTGA
- a CDS encoding zeta toxin family protein, whose amino-acid sequence MMQTREDDVAPTAAHRETVRTFSRAGGPLDPTGPNATTANPQWFFDSDVRRRTPERRSLHRRLLDETRAEHPAARRERRAVVLAGPPGAGKSVVLRDVLGVDASGWIAIDADEFKKKLLREALADGSYDAFLKPEAIKNREAAGEPFYPLELASLVHEESSYLAKQMQREMLAEGVNVVIDSVLSKPDRAVELGQRLEAAGYTIEVVDVEVPFELSAQRIVQRWRESYENAVATGEGLGGRWVPSVYVREVFNPETGRACSQESAQRLAQQCDAVIRYRRFWTSHAEAVRIVEADLARAVQGGPLVVNRDPL is encoded by the coding sequence ATGATGCAGACCCGCGAGGACGATGTAGCCCCGACGGCCGCCCACCGCGAGACCGTCCGGACATTCTCGCGGGCAGGTGGCCCGCTCGACCCGACTGGCCCTAATGCAACAACAGCAAACCCGCAGTGGTTCTTCGACAGCGACGTCCGTCGGCGTACGCCAGAGCGGCGGTCGCTCCACCGCCGTCTGCTGGACGAGACGCGCGCTGAGCATCCGGCCGCGCGCCGCGAACGGCGTGCCGTCGTTCTCGCCGGCCCGCCCGGGGCGGGAAAGTCGGTGGTGCTGCGCGATGTCCTCGGGGTTGATGCGTCCGGGTGGATCGCCATAGATGCCGATGAGTTCAAGAAGAAGCTCTTGCGCGAGGCTCTGGCGGACGGGTCGTACGACGCCTTCCTGAAGCCCGAGGCGATCAAGAACCGTGAAGCGGCGGGCGAGCCGTTCTACCCGCTCGAGCTTGCCTCTCTCGTGCACGAGGAGTCGTCCTACCTTGCCAAGCAGATGCAGCGCGAGATGTTGGCCGAAGGCGTCAACGTGGTAATCGACTCCGTGCTGTCGAAGCCAGACCGCGCCGTCGAGCTCGGGCAGCGCCTGGAGGCCGCCGGTTACACCATCGAGGTGGTCGACGTCGAGGTTCCTTTCGAGCTTTCCGCCCAGCGCATCGTCCAGCGTTGGCGCGAGTCGTACGAGAACGCTGTCGCCACCGGCGAAGGTCTCGGTGGGCGTTGGGTGCCGAGCGTCTACGTGCGCGAGGTCTTCAACCCGGAGACCGGCCGGGCATGCTCACAGGAGTCGGCGCAGCGCCTGGCCCAGCAGTGCGACGCCGTGATCCGATACCGCCGTTTCTGGACCTCTCATGCCGAGGCTGTGCGAATCGTCGAGGCCGATCTCGCGCGCGCCGTCCAGGGCGGCCCGCTCGTCGTGAACCGGGACCCGCTGTGA
- a CDS encoding excinuclease ABC subunit UvrA, translating into MATNTEAAPATGHVADGHDRIRVQGARENNLKDVSVELPKRRLTVFTGVSGSGKSSLVFATIAAESRRMINETYSAFVQGFMPTMARPDVDVLDGLTTAIIVDQERMGANPRSTVGTATDANALLRILFSRLGQPHIGSPQAFSFNVASISGAGAVTFDKGGRTVKERRDFSITGGMCPRCEGLGRVTDFDLAELYDDSKSLNEGPFTVPGYSADGWYGRIYAGSGFFDPDKPIREFTRRELDDLLYKEPTKIKVDGINLTYEGLIPKLQKSMLAKDREAMQPHVRAFVDRAVTFTTCPECEGTRLTEAARSAKIKGISIADACAMQINDLAAWVRELDEPSVAPLVSTLGETLDSFVEIGLGYLSLDRPAGTLSGGEAQRTKMVRHLGSALTDVTYVFDEPTIGLHPHDIQRMNDLLLRLRDKGNTVLVVEHKPETIAIADHVVDLGPGAGTAGGTVCFEGTVDGLRGSATLTGRHLGDRVRLKESVRRPTGALEIRGARQNNLRDVDVDVPTGVLTVVTGVAGSGKSSLIHGNLARRDGVVVVDQSAIKGSRRSNPATYTGLLDPIRKAFAKANGVKPALFSANSEGACPTCNGTGVVYTELGVMETVATTCELCEGRRFQAAVLEYTLGGRDISEVLAMSVAEAEEFFGAGAARTPAAHTVLARLADVGLGYLALGQPLTTLSGGERQRLKLATHMGGKGGVYILDEPTTGLHLADVEQLLGLLDRLVDAGRSVIVVEHHQAVMAHADWLIDLGPGAGHDGGRVVFAGTPADLVATRATLTGQHLADYVRA; encoded by the coding sequence ATGGCTACGAACACCGAGGCGGCGCCCGCGACGGGGCACGTCGCCGACGGCCACGACCGCATCCGGGTGCAGGGCGCCCGCGAGAACAACCTCAAGGACGTCAGCGTCGAGCTGCCGAAGCGCCGGCTGACGGTGTTCACCGGCGTCTCCGGCTCGGGCAAGAGCTCGCTGGTGTTCGCCACCATCGCCGCGGAGTCCCGGCGGATGATCAACGAGACCTACAGCGCGTTCGTGCAGGGCTTCATGCCCACCATGGCCCGACCCGACGTCGACGTGCTCGACGGGCTGACCACGGCGATCATCGTCGACCAGGAGCGGATGGGTGCGAACCCGCGCTCCACCGTCGGCACCGCCACGGACGCCAACGCGCTCCTGCGCATCCTGTTCAGCCGGCTCGGGCAGCCGCACATCGGCTCGCCCCAGGCCTTCTCCTTCAACGTCGCCTCGATCAGCGGGGCCGGCGCGGTCACCTTCGACAAGGGCGGGCGGACCGTCAAGGAGCGCCGCGACTTCTCCATCACCGGCGGCATGTGCCCGCGCTGCGAGGGCCTGGGCCGGGTGACCGACTTCGACCTGGCCGAGCTCTACGACGACAGCAAGTCCCTCAACGAGGGGCCGTTCACCGTCCCGGGCTACAGCGCCGACGGCTGGTACGGCCGCATCTACGCCGGATCCGGCTTCTTCGACCCGGACAAGCCGATCCGGGAGTTCACCCGCCGCGAGCTGGACGACCTGCTCTACAAGGAGCCGACCAAGATCAAGGTCGACGGCATCAACCTGACCTACGAGGGCCTGATCCCCAAGCTGCAGAAGTCGATGCTGGCCAAGGACCGCGAGGCGATGCAGCCGCACGTCCGGGCGTTCGTGGACCGGGCGGTCACCTTCACCACCTGCCCGGAGTGCGAGGGCACCCGGCTGACCGAGGCGGCCCGGTCCGCCAAGATCAAGGGGATCAGCATCGCCGACGCCTGCGCGATGCAGATCAACGACCTGGCCGCCTGGGTCCGGGAGCTCGACGAGCCGTCGGTGGCGCCGCTGGTGAGCACCCTGGGGGAGACCCTCGACTCCTTCGTCGAGATCGGCCTCGGCTACCTCAGCCTGGACCGGCCAGCCGGGACGCTGTCCGGGGGAGAGGCCCAGCGCACCAAGATGGTCCGCCACCTGGGGTCCGCCCTCACCGACGTCACCTACGTCTTCGACGAGCCGACCATCGGCCTGCACCCGCACGACATCCAGCGGATGAACGACCTGCTGCTGCGGCTGCGGGACAAGGGCAACACAGTCCTCGTCGTCGAGCACAAGCCGGAGACGATCGCGATCGCCGACCACGTCGTCGACCTCGGCCCCGGCGCGGGCACGGCCGGCGGGACGGTGTGCTTCGAGGGCACGGTGGACGGGCTGCGGGGGAGCGCCACCCTCACCGGCCGCCACCTGGGCGACCGGGTGCGCCTGAAGGAGTCGGTCCGCCGGCCCACCGGCGCGCTGGAGATCCGCGGGGCGCGGCAGAACAACCTGCGCGACGTCGACGTCGACGTCCCGACCGGGGTGCTCACCGTCGTCACCGGGGTGGCCGGCTCGGGCAAGAGCTCGCTGATCCACGGCAACCTCGCCCGGCGGGACGGGGTGGTCGTCGTCGACCAGAGCGCCATCAAGGGCTCCCGCCGGTCCAACCCGGCCACCTACACCGGCCTGCTCGACCCGATCCGCAAGGCCTTCGCCAAGGCTAACGGGGTCAAGCCGGCCCTGTTCAGCGCCAACTCCGAGGGCGCCTGCCCCACCTGCAACGGCACCGGGGTGGTCTACACCGAGCTCGGCGTGATGGAGACCGTCGCGACCACCTGCGAGCTGTGCGAGGGGCGGCGGTTCCAGGCCGCGGTGCTGGAGTACACCCTCGGCGGGCGCGACATCAGCGAGGTGCTCGCGATGTCGGTGGCCGAGGCCGAGGAGTTCTTCGGCGCCGGCGCCGCGCGCACGCCGGCCGCGCACACGGTCCTCGCCCGGCTCGCCGACGTCGGGCTGGGCTACCTCGCCCTCGGCCAGCCGCTCACCACCCTCTCCGGCGGGGAGCGGCAGCGGCTGAAGCTGGCCACCCACATGGGCGGCAAGGGCGGGGTCTACATCCTGGACGAGCCGACCACCGGGCTGCACCTGGCCGACGTCGAGCAGCTGCTCGGGCTGCTCGACCGGCTCGTCGACGCCGGCCGGTCGGTGATCGTCGTCGAGCACCACCAGGCGGTCATGGCGCACGCCGACTGGCTCATCGACCTCGGTCCCGGTGCCGGTCACGACGGCGGCCGGGTCGTCTTCGCCGGCACCCCCGCCGACCTCGTCGCCACCCGCGCCACCCTCACCGGCCAGCACCTGGCCGACTACGTCCGGGCCTGA
- a CDS encoding VOC family protein, with protein sequence MDINIHASFLPHTDPEASLGFYRDALGFEVRKDVGYGDMRWITVGPPGRADTNLVLYPPTADPGITEEEGRVITEMMAKGTFASMMLATPDVDAAFEAIQATGAEVMQEPTDQDWGMRDCAFRDPAGNTVRIQQMP encoded by the coding sequence ATGGACATCAACATTCACGCCAGCTTCCTTCCGCACACCGACCCCGAGGCCTCGCTGGGCTTCTACCGCGACGCCCTCGGATTCGAAGTCCGCAAGGACGTCGGGTACGGGGACATGCGCTGGATCACTGTCGGCCCGCCCGGCCGAGCGGACACGAACCTCGTCCTCTACCCGCCGACCGCCGACCCGGGCATCACCGAGGAGGAGGGGCGGGTCATCACCGAGATGATGGCCAAGGGCACCTTCGCCAGCATGATGCTCGCCACCCCCGACGTCGACGCCGCCTTCGAGGCGATCCAGGCCACCGGCGCCGAGGTGATGCAGGAGCCGACCGACCAGGACTGGGGCATGCGCGACTGCGCCTTCCGCGACCCGGCGGGCAACACCGTCCGGATCCAGCAGATGCCGTGA
- a CDS encoding helix-turn-helix transcriptional regulator — protein sequence MASREVAAQRLQDLVRLRRVRDRIDREYALPLDVEALARGVHMSAGHLSREFRRAYGESPYSYLMTRRIERAMALLRRGDLSVTEVCFAVGYGSLGTFSTRFTELVGVSPSTYRRQAAGAAAAVAAAGVAAGIATAGISPCLAKRVTRPVRNREAPASRPSLA from the coding sequence GTGGCCAGCAGAGAAGTCGCGGCGCAGCGGCTGCAGGACCTCGTGCGGCTGCGCCGCGTCCGGGACCGGATCGACCGCGAGTACGCCTTGCCGCTCGACGTCGAGGCGCTCGCCCGCGGCGTGCACATGTCCGCCGGGCACCTCAGCCGCGAGTTCCGGCGCGCCTACGGCGAGTCGCCCTACTCCTACCTGATGACCCGGCGCATCGAGCGGGCGATGGCGCTGCTGCGCCGCGGCGACCTCAGCGTCACCGAGGTCTGCTTCGCCGTCGGCTACGGCTCGCTGGGCACCTTCAGCACCCGCTTCACCGAGCTGGTCGGGGTCTCGCCCAGCACCTACCGGCGCCAGGCGGCCGGCGCGGCGGCGGCGGTCGCGGCGGCGGGTGTCGCGGCGGGAATCGCGACCGCGGGGATCTCGCCGTGCCTCGCGAAGCGGGTCACCAGACCGGTCAGGAATCGAGAAGCCCCGGCATCACGACCGTCGCTAGCGTGA
- a CDS encoding M23 family metallopeptidase translates to MTALTRAVRRLYRVRTPVLAVAVLLVLLPTAARAVLPDGPVHSALAPAPLVGAALLALVLLLGVVGRPAPPEGATTVTTPVRGRWLALNSPATRVPSHGVRAYGQAYAIDLVHEPADGARPAFGAGRAMPAARDYPAFGQPVLAMTDGVVVAASDRQRDHRARASWPSLLYMMAEGAVRELGGPRFVVGNHVVVRSADGTYALLAHLRRGSLRVRPGQQVRAGQELAECGNSGNTSEPHVHAQLMDRASLWTAQGLPLAFRDVLIDGDDRPRDGVPANGEHLVAVGPADPASPEPGPPVPGAPVQGPSALGRPGRDHGGEQL, encoded by the coding sequence ATGACCGCCCTGACCCGGGCGGTGCGGCGCCTGTACCGGGTCCGCACGCCCGTGCTCGCCGTCGCCGTCCTGCTGGTCCTGCTGCCGACGGCGGCCCGGGCCGTGCTCCCCGACGGCCCGGTCCACTCCGCGCTCGCCCCGGCCCCTCTGGTCGGGGCCGCCCTGCTCGCGCTCGTGCTGCTGCTCGGCGTCGTCGGCCGGCCCGCCCCGCCCGAGGGGGCCACCACCGTCACCACCCCGGTGCGCGGCCGCTGGCTCGCGCTGAACAGCCCCGCCACCCGGGTGCCCAGCCACGGCGTGCGGGCCTACGGCCAGGCGTACGCGATCGACCTCGTGCACGAGCCGGCCGACGGCGCCCGGCCGGCGTTCGGCGCCGGGCGGGCGATGCCGGCCGCCCGGGACTACCCGGCGTTCGGGCAGCCGGTCCTGGCGATGACCGACGGCGTCGTGGTCGCGGCCTCGGACCGGCAGCGGGACCACCGCGCCCGCGCCTCCTGGCCGAGCCTGCTGTACATGATGGCCGAGGGGGCGGTGCGCGAGCTCGGCGGCCCGCGGTTCGTCGTCGGCAACCACGTCGTGGTCCGCTCCGCCGACGGGACCTACGCGCTGCTCGCGCACCTGCGGCGCGGCTCGCTCCGGGTCCGACCCGGCCAGCAGGTCCGAGCCGGCCAGGAGCTTGCCGAGTGCGGAAACTCGGGCAACACCAGCGAGCCGCACGTGCACGCCCAGCTGATGGACCGGGCCTCGCTGTGGACCGCGCAGGGGCTGCCCCTCGCCTTCCGCGACGTCCTGATCGACGGCGACGACCGGCCCCGCGACGGCGTGCCGGCCAACGGCGAGCACCTGGTCGCCGTCGGGCCGGCGGACCCCGCATCGCCCGAGCCAGGACCACCCGTTCCCGGAGCGCCGGTCCAAGGACCATCTGCGCTCGGGAGACCGGGCCGGGATCACGGGGGCGAGCAGCTGTGA
- a CDS encoding helix-turn-helix transcriptional regulator produces the protein MSQDEPDPDLGARVEALTARVAALEERLATPPQHPVPATDGDAFWALDELRARLADHPSTTDGAVMLVGAVTLPTGEPVSWQQGAGTAGLFEVEWDGRAQALAALGHPVRLELLRQVLGGVRTTGDLAALESLGTTGQLHHHLRQLLAAGWLRQSARGSYEVPVGRVVPLLACVVAAER, from the coding sequence ATGAGCCAGGACGAACCAGACCCCGACCTCGGCGCCCGCGTCGAGGCCCTGACCGCCCGGGTCGCCGCGCTCGAGGAGCGCCTCGCGACGCCGCCGCAGCACCCGGTGCCCGCGACGGACGGGGACGCCTTCTGGGCGCTCGACGAGCTCCGGGCCCGGCTCGCCGACCACCCCTCGACCACCGACGGCGCCGTCATGCTCGTCGGCGCCGTCACGCTGCCGACCGGGGAGCCCGTCTCCTGGCAGCAGGGCGCAGGGACCGCGGGCCTGTTCGAGGTCGAGTGGGACGGCCGGGCCCAGGCCCTCGCCGCGCTCGGCCACCCGGTGCGGCTGGAGCTGCTGCGCCAGGTCCTCGGCGGCGTCCGCACCACCGGCGACCTCGCCGCGCTGGAGTCCCTCGGCACCACCGGCCAGCTGCACCACCACCTGCGCCAGCTCCTCGCCGCCGGGTGGCTGCGGCAGAGCGCCCGCGGCAGCTACGAGGTCCCGGTGGGCCGCGTCGTGCCGCTGCTGGCCTGCGTCGTGGCGGCGGAGCGATGA
- a CDS encoding ATP-dependent endonuclease, with amino-acid sequence MHGPSRPVVVLLEGQSDVAALTALIAASPLADRAGAVDLVGMGGAANVRRHVDALVRLGRAHRVLGLCDARETGYFLRALAPYCPGITGAGMAAYGFHVCRNDLEDELIRALGTDRVLAVLDDLGLAECFAQFRQQPYWRERPLEAQLRRFPGVASGRKAVLAAALASAAPLASAPAPLRALLRQVEAALHDRPGPAIRSFSGAGVGSPSAATSSA; translated from the coding sequence GTGCACGGACCATCGCGCCCGGTCGTGGTGCTGCTCGAGGGGCAGAGCGACGTCGCGGCGCTGACCGCGCTGATCGCGGCGAGCCCGCTGGCCGACCGCGCGGGCGCCGTCGACCTCGTGGGCATGGGCGGGGCGGCCAACGTGCGCCGGCACGTCGACGCGCTGGTGCGGCTCGGGCGGGCGCACCGGGTGCTCGGGCTGTGCGACGCCCGCGAGACGGGCTACTTCCTACGAGCGCTGGCGCCGTACTGCCCGGGGATCACCGGCGCGGGGATGGCGGCCTACGGGTTCCACGTCTGCCGCAACGACCTGGAGGACGAGCTGATCCGCGCCCTCGGAACCGACCGGGTGCTGGCGGTCCTGGACGACCTCGGGCTGGCGGAGTGCTTCGCCCAGTTCCGGCAGCAGCCGTACTGGCGGGAGCGGCCGCTGGAGGCGCAGCTGCGGCGCTTCCCGGGGGTGGCGTCCGGGCGCAAGGCCGTCCTGGCGGCCGCGCTGGCGTCGGCCGCCCCGCTCGCGTCCGCGCCGGCTCCGTTGCGGGCCCTGCTGCGGCAGGTCGAGGCGGCGCTGCACGACCGGCCGGGGCCGGCGATCCGGTCGTTCTCCGGTGCCGGCGTCGGGTCGCCGTCGGCGGCGACGTCGTCGGCGTGA